In the genome of Pongo pygmaeus isolate AG05252 chromosome 9, NHGRI_mPonPyg2-v2.0_pri, whole genome shotgun sequence, one region contains:
- the SCGB1D1 gene encoding secretoglobin family 1D member 1, whose amino-acid sequence MRLSVCLLLLTLALCCYRANAVVCQALGSEITGFLLAGKPVFKSQLAKFKAPLEAVAAKMEVKKCVDKMAYEKRVLIIKTLGKIAEKCDR is encoded by the exons ATGAGGCTGTCGGTGTGTCTCCTGCTGCTCACGCTGGCCCTTTGCTGCTACCGGG CAAATGCCGTGGTCTGCCAAGCTCTTGGTTCTGAAATCACAGGCTTCTTATTAGCTGGAAAACCTGTGTTCAAGTCCCAACTTGCCAAATTTAAGGCACCTCTGGAAGCTGTTGCAGCCAAGATGGAAGTGAAGAAGTGCGTGGATAAGATGGCCTATGAGAAAAGAGTGCTAATTATAAAAACATtg GGAAAAATAGCAGAGAAATGTGATCGCTGA